The nucleotide sequence CGGTGAAGTCGATGAGTCTGGCCATTTAACTATTATTGGATTGGGCAAACATCCTTCAACAGGGTTAAAGCGAGGAGTGGTTGTTAATATAGAGGCCACCGTTGCTTCAATACAAAAAGCGGTGGAACAAGCAGAAGAGATGGCAGGTATTTCAATTTGTGAAGTTTACACAGGAATTGCTGGTAGCCATATTCGTAGTTTTAATTCACATGGCATTGTTGCTATTAGCGCCAGTGAAGTGGCTGCATCTGATGTTGATAGAGTGATTGATGCGGCTAGAGCAGTCGCGATTCCTGCAGACCAAAAAATTCTGCACATTTTACCACAAGAATTTATTATTGATCAGCAAGACGGCATCAAAGAGCCTGTAGGTATGTCAGGCGTGCGTTTGGAAGCCAAGGTTCATATTGTGACAGGAGCGGTTAGTTCTGCGCAAAATATTGATCGTTGCATTCGTCAATGTGGTTTGTTGCCTGTAGATATTATTTTAGAGCAACTGGCTTCAAGTTACTCCGTTTTATCAGAGGATGAAAAAGAATTAGGGGTTTGTTTAATTGATATTGGTGCTGGCACGACCGATATTGCTGTATTTACCGAAGGCGCTATTCGCCATACAGCAGTGATCCCGATTGCCGGTGATCAAGTCACCAATGACTTAGCGATTGCCTTTAGAATGCCACCGCGTAGTGCCGAAGCAGCTAAGCTTACGCATGCAAGTTGCATGATAAAGTTAGCAGACCCTGAAAATGTGATTGAGATTTGTGGTGTGGGTGATAGGCCTGCAAAGCAAGTATCTGAACAAATGATTGCGCAAATTGTTCAACCAAGATATGAAGAGCTTTTTGGATTAGTAAAAAGTGAGTTGCGACGTAGTGGTTTTGAAGATTTAATTCCTTCTGGTATTGTGATTACAGGTGGAGCGTCAAAAGTTAAGCATATTGTTGATCTCGCTGAAAAAGTCTTTGAAATGCCGGTTCGCGTGGGTGCACCTGAAAATATATCAGGTATAGAAGAGGCGATGCAAAATCCTAGCTGTTCAACAGCAGTTGGACTGTTGCATTATGGTTTGAAACAGACGCATGATGGAAGTGATCGGTCGCAACGTCAGTCAGCGTCAATATTCACGCGCATGAAAAACTGGCTAAAAGGTAACATGTAATTTAATGAACGGGGAAAATATGCACACTACAAATGAAAACATCACTCAAAATGCCGTTATTAAGGTCATTGGATTAGGCGGCGCGGGTGGTAATGCGGTTGATTACATGATGCAAGAAGCCATTGATGGCGTTGAATTTGCGGTAGCAAATACGGACGCTCAGGCACTTAAAAAATCTAAAGCGCCAGTGATTGTTCAGTTAGGTATTGGTATGACTAAAGGATTAGGTGCGGGCGCTAATCCTGAAATCGGTCAGCAAGCGGCACAAGAAGATCGCGAAAAACTACGCGAAGTTCTTGCTGGGGCAGATATGATTTTTATTACTGCCGGAATGGGTGGTGGAAC is from Gammaproteobacteria bacterium and encodes:
- the ftsA gene encoding cell division protein FtsA; translation: GEVDESGHLTIIGLGKHPSTGLKRGVVVNIEATVASIQKAVEQAEEMAGISICEVYTGIAGSHIRSFNSHGIVAISASEVAASDVDRVIDAARAVAIPADQKILHILPQEFIIDQQDGIKEPVGMSGVRLEAKVHIVTGAVSSAQNIDRCIRQCGLLPVDIILEQLASSYSVLSEDEKELGVCLIDIGAGTTDIAVFTEGAIRHTAVIPIAGDQVTNDLAIAFRMPPRSAEAAKLTHASCMIKLADPENVIEICGVGDRPAKQVSEQMIAQIVQPRYEELFGLVKSELRRSGFEDLIPSGIVITGGASKVKHIVDLAEKVFEMPVRVGAPENISGIEEAMQNPSCSTAVGLLHYGLKQTHDGSDRSQRQSASIFTRMKNWLKGNM